From the Methylomonas sp. MK1 genome, one window contains:
- a CDS encoding diguanylate cyclase, translating into MVFFKNKDEGPDRWKEKYLKLLDDQEHTEKQYKANEELLCKTIVRFALAVKGLNRQLDPHLNRIRNLLKSGLQSQQLQKELSAFSNALIMLEESPEPTLMDASLLFEFLGKQYPRHLDQLDEIREKYENRLFSNNQAFYLALLELIEDNKPPANIDLALELTGADAKAINIQLVRLLDNAEIPLVFAEDAEKIKNRLHADQALGPIFDDTVALLLAVKKHLESEQQEMAAFLSKLTEQLTELGVKATGVNAANEIRVKKRNLLDQAVSEQIMELREKSENATQLEPLKQIVSSRLTTITQQIQAHNLQEQQERDKAQREMQILSQRLREMESESSDLRSKLDLAQHRATRDPLTNLPNRLAFEDRLADEMARCRRHKLPMTLMVWDVDLFKNINDTYGHKCGDKALIVIAELLFKHCRETDFVARFGGEEFVMILPGADAKSALVIAEKLRKTVEKSSFNANGNKVSITLSCGISQFIDGDNNESIFNRADSGLYRAKQTGRNRCVVV; encoded by the coding sequence ATGGTTTTTTTTAAAAACAAGGATGAGGGTCCGGACAGGTGGAAGGAAAAATACCTCAAGCTGTTGGACGACCAGGAACACACTGAAAAACAATACAAAGCCAACGAAGAGTTGTTGTGCAAAACCATCGTCCGTTTTGCGCTGGCCGTTAAAGGCCTGAACCGGCAACTCGACCCTCACTTAAACCGTATTCGCAATTTATTAAAAAGCGGCCTGCAAAGTCAGCAATTGCAGAAAGAGCTATCGGCATTTTCCAACGCGCTGATAATGCTGGAAGAATCGCCTGAGCCTACCCTCATGGACGCTTCCTTGCTGTTCGAGTTTCTTGGCAAGCAATATCCCCGACACTTGGATCAGCTCGATGAGATTCGCGAAAAATACGAAAACCGCCTCTTCAGTAACAATCAGGCCTTTTATCTGGCCCTGTTGGAGCTTATAGAAGACAACAAGCCGCCTGCCAACATTGACTTGGCCTTGGAACTGACCGGGGCAGATGCTAAAGCTATCAATATTCAACTGGTCCGCTTGTTGGACAATGCTGAAATTCCGTTGGTGTTTGCCGAAGATGCCGAAAAGATCAAAAACCGGCTGCATGCTGATCAAGCCTTAGGGCCTATTTTTGACGATACGGTTGCGTTGCTGTTGGCGGTAAAAAAACATTTGGAATCGGAACAGCAGGAGATGGCGGCATTTTTGTCGAAATTGACCGAGCAATTAACCGAGTTAGGTGTAAAAGCGACCGGCGTTAACGCCGCAAACGAAATAAGAGTTAAGAAGCGTAATCTGCTGGATCAGGCCGTATCCGAGCAAATCATGGAGCTACGCGAAAAGTCGGAGAACGCGACGCAGCTTGAACCGCTGAAACAAATTGTCAGCAGTCGATTAACCACTATCACGCAACAAATTCAAGCGCACAATCTTCAGGAACAACAGGAACGGGATAAGGCCCAGCGCGAAATGCAGATCTTGTCGCAAAGGCTGCGGGAAATGGAGTCCGAGTCTTCTGATTTGCGCTCGAAACTGGATCTTGCTCAACATCGCGCAACCCGCGATCCGTTGACTAATCTGCCGAACCGTTTGGCATTCGAGGATCGTTTGGCGGATGAGATGGCGCGTTGCCGACGGCATAAATTGCCGATGACGCTGATGGTTTGGGATGTGGATTTGTTCAAGAACATCAACGACACTTACGGGCATAAGTGCGGGGATAAGGCCCTCATTGTTATCGCCGAATTATTATTCAAACACTGCCGGGAAACCGATTTTGTGGCGCGTTTCGGCGGCGAGGAGTTTGTGATGATATTGCCCGGCGCCGATGCCAAATCCGCCTTAGTGATCGCGGAAAAACTTCGAAAAACCGTGGAAAAAAGTAGTTTCAATGCGAATGGCAACAAAGTGTCTATTACCTTATCGTGCGGAATTAGCCAGTTTATCGATGGAGATAATAATGAATCGATTTTCAACAGAGCCGATTCAGGCTTGTACCGCGCCAAACAAACCGGCCGTAACCGCTGTGTTGTCGTGTAA
- a CDS encoding thiol:disulfide interchange protein DsbA/DsbL — MLKIIALLGLLSFSSLVNAEGGYEAVTPAQPVQNPDKIEVIEFFWYGCPHCYSLEPAMVEWLKTKPANVEFIRQPAVFSDLWGKHAKAYFTAEALGVLDKVHADLFDAIQNKKQKLVSEEELAKFFADHGVKDEEFRSAFNSFLVDAKLRQAESTGPRYGISGVPALIVNGKYKVTAQSAKSQANMLTVVNQLIAQESQKK; from the coding sequence ATGTTAAAAATAATCGCATTATTGGGACTGTTGAGCTTTTCTTCGCTGGTAAATGCTGAGGGGGGTTACGAAGCCGTAACGCCGGCGCAGCCGGTACAAAATCCGGACAAGATCGAAGTGATCGAGTTTTTTTGGTACGGTTGTCCGCATTGCTATAGCCTGGAGCCGGCCATGGTGGAATGGCTGAAAACCAAGCCGGCCAATGTTGAGTTTATCCGTCAACCGGCGGTATTCAGCGATCTGTGGGGCAAGCATGCCAAGGCTTATTTTACTGCCGAAGCGTTGGGTGTTTTGGATAAAGTCCATGCCGATCTGTTCGATGCGATTCAAAACAAGAAGCAAAAATTAGTCAGCGAAGAGGAACTGGCTAAGTTTTTTGCCGATCATGGGGTTAAGGACGAGGAGTTTCGTAGTGCTTTTAACTCATTTTTAGTCGATGCCAAATTGCGTCAGGCCGAGTCTACCGGTCCGCGTTATGGTATTAGCGGTGTACCTGCGTTGATCGTCAACGGTAAATACAAAGTCACTGCGCAGTCGGCCAAATCCCAAGCCAATATGTTGACCGTTGTTAATCAATTGATAGCGCAAGAAAGTCAGAAAAAATAA
- a CDS encoding c-type cytochrome produces the protein MIKKLLTVSISLLLATAAGHVNAQGNANASAGKTKAASCAGCHGEDGNSTMPAFPKLAGQHQTYLVKQLQAFKSGARLAPMMAPLAAGLDDQTIQELASYYAGNKISTNPAPKLPPSDDDDAPAKTPEQEKAALDALITQGSDLYRNGNISREVSACVACHGPYAEGNKPASFPSLHSQHADYLIKSLTDFKTGARSNNRENMMHMIATKMTDEDIKAVAYYISTMK, from the coding sequence ATGATAAAAAAATTGCTGACTGTTTCCATCTCTTTGTTGTTGGCAACCGCCGCCGGCCATGTAAACGCGCAAGGTAATGCCAACGCCAGCGCCGGAAAAACCAAAGCCGCCAGTTGCGCGGGCTGCCATGGCGAAGACGGTAACAGCACGATGCCGGCGTTTCCGAAATTGGCGGGACAGCACCAAACTTATTTGGTTAAACAATTACAAGCGTTCAAGAGTGGCGCGCGCTTGGCACCGATGATGGCACCATTGGCGGCGGGCCTTGATGATCAGACAATTCAGGAACTTGCCAGTTATTATGCCGGCAACAAAATTTCCACCAATCCGGCGCCGAAACTGCCGCCGAGTGATGACGACGATGCGCCTGCTAAAACACCCGAGCAAGAAAAAGCCGCGCTGGACGCCTTAATTACGCAAGGTAGCGATTTATACCGTAACGGTAATATCAGCCGCGAAGTATCGGCGTGCGTGGCATGCCACGGCCCTTATGCGGAAGGCAATAAGCCGGCCTCGTTCCCGTCCTTGCATTCTCAGCATGCTGATTATCTGATTAAAAGTCTGACTGATTTCAAAACCGGCGCGCGCAGCAATAATCGGGAAAACATGATGCACATGATCGCCACTAAAATGACTGACGAGGATATTAAAGCGGTTGCTTACTACATCTCCACGATGAAATAA
- the yihA gene encoding ribosome biogenesis GTP-binding protein YihA/YsxC yields MNPIYHQAKFINSAPKLKDAPPDQGMEIAFAGRSNAGKSSAINTLVQQNALARVSKTPGRTQLLNFFEIDAKRKLVDLPGYGYAKVPEAIKKDWRQMMESYLHDRQALCGIVQVMDIRHPLTDFDWQMVEWCEHRKLPLHILLTKSDKLKFGAAKTTLLQVQRDLSQADIVVTLQLFSALNKVGIDDVHQVLDEWFGFRKMVVSED; encoded by the coding sequence ATGAATCCCATCTACCACCAGGCCAAGTTCATCAACAGCGCCCCCAAACTGAAGGACGCACCGCCCGACCAAGGCATGGAGATCGCTTTCGCCGGCCGTTCCAACGCCGGTAAATCCAGCGCGATCAATACCCTCGTACAACAAAACGCGCTGGCACGCGTCAGTAAAACCCCCGGGCGCACGCAATTGCTGAATTTTTTTGAAATCGACGCTAAGCGCAAACTGGTCGATCTACCCGGTTACGGTTACGCCAAAGTCCCGGAAGCCATCAAAAAAGACTGGCGGCAAATGATGGAAAGCTACTTGCACGACCGCCAAGCTCTGTGCGGCATCGTCCAGGTTATGGACATCCGTCACCCGCTCACCGACTTCGACTGGCAAATGGTCGAGTGGTGCGAGCACCGTAAACTGCCCTTGCACATCCTGTTGACCAAGTCCGACAAACTGAAATTCGGCGCGGCCAAGACGACTTTACTACAGGTGCAACGGGATTTGAGTCAGGCGGATATTGTGGTGACTTTGCAGTTGTTTTCGGCTTTGAACAAAGTCGGGATTGACGATGTGCACCAGGTTTTGGATGAGTGGTTTGGATTCCGGAAGATGGTGGTTTCAGAGGATTAG